The following proteins come from a genomic window of Mycolicibacterium rufum:
- a CDS encoding VWA domain-containing protein, whose protein sequence is MTLPLLGPMSLSGFEHPWFFLFFLVVLGLIGLYIVVQLSRQRRMLRFANMELLESVAPKRPSRLRHLPAILLILSLTFFTVAMAGPTNDVRIPRNRAVVMLVIDVSQSMRATDVAPNRLAAAQEAAKQFADQLTPGINLGLISYAGTATVLVSPTTNREATKNAIDKLQLADRTATGEGIFTALQAIATVGAVIGGGDEPPPARVVLMSDGKETVPSNPDNPKGAYTAARTAKDQGVPISTVSFGTPYGYVEINDQRQPVPVDDEMLKKIADLSGGNAFTASSLEQLKEVFTNLQEQIGYETIKGDASVGWLRLGALVLAGAALAALLINRRLPT, encoded by the coding sequence ATGACTTTACCGTTGCTCGGACCGATGTCGCTGTCGGGCTTCGAACACCCGTGGTTCTTTCTGTTCTTCCTCGTGGTGCTGGGTCTCATCGGGCTCTACATCGTGGTGCAGCTGTCGCGGCAGCGGCGGATGCTGCGCTTCGCCAACATGGAGCTGCTCGAGAGTGTGGCCCCCAAGCGGCCCAGCAGGCTGCGCCACCTGCCCGCGATCCTGCTGATCCTGTCGCTGACGTTCTTCACCGTCGCAATGGCCGGACCGACGAACGACGTGCGCATCCCGCGCAACCGTGCCGTGGTGATGCTCGTGATCGACGTGTCGCAGTCCATGCGCGCCACCGACGTCGCCCCCAACCGGCTCGCCGCCGCGCAGGAGGCGGCCAAGCAGTTCGCCGACCAGCTGACCCCCGGCATCAACCTGGGCCTGATCTCCTACGCAGGCACCGCCACCGTGCTCGTCTCGCCGACCACCAACCGCGAGGCGACCAAGAACGCGATCGACAAGCTGCAGCTGGCCGACCGGACCGCGACCGGTGAGGGCATCTTCACCGCCCTGCAGGCCATCGCGACCGTCGGCGCCGTCATCGGCGGCGGGGACGAACCGCCACCCGCCCGCGTCGTGCTGATGTCCGACGGCAAGGAGACCGTGCCGTCGAATCCCGACAACCCCAAGGGCGCCTACACCGCGGCGCGGACCGCCAAGGACCAGGGCGTCCCGATCTCGACGGTGTCGTTCGGCACGCCCTACGGATATGTCGAGATCAACGACCAGCGTCAGCCGGTGCCCGTCGACGACGAGATGCTCAAGAAGATCGCCGACCTCTCCGGGGGCAACGCCTTCACCGCGTCGAGCCTCGAGCAGCTCAAGGAAGTGTTCACCAACCTGCAGGAACAGATCGGCTACGAGACCATCAAGGGAGACGCCAGCGTGGGCTGGCTGAGGCTGGGCGCCCTCGTGCTCGCCGGTGCCGCACTGGCCGCGCTGCTGATCAACCGCAGGCTGCCCACCTAG
- the ripA gene encoding NlpC/P60 family peptidoglycan endopeptidase RipA — protein MSRMRRPLGGAPATRLCAVSLAFGMVMTTPHLAHAQPGNGDLAELVTEVANVNQKLQDLGAAIQTQQESVNKAILDVATAREDAAKAQQQVDASAAGVKEANAAIDAAQDRFDDFAAAMYVNGPSSSYLTAKDPADILTTAATGQALSLSSQKVMTDLSRARTEQVNRESAARLAKQQADDAVKAAETSQQSAVEALTNAQQTFKDQQSELDRLTAERAQAQTKLQQAQALSAPSAPSAGAGSGGASPGAGAKPAPSGANPNWDVDPSTGNRDTAWDMTLPQIPSAFVSGDPVQIINAVLKIITTSLEVTQNLGRKFLQSIGLLPTPTGITNGAIPVANGPQATEYVIKRGMSQLGVPYSWGGGNASGPSRGIDSGAGTVGFDCSGLMLYMFAGVGIKLDHYSGSQYNAGRKVPSSQMRRGDMIFYGPNASQHVAMYLGNGQMLEAPYTGSVVKISPVRTSGMTPFVTRMIEW, from the coding sequence CTGAGTCGAATGAGACGCCCCCTTGGCGGCGCGCCCGCCACCCGGTTGTGCGCGGTGTCGCTGGCGTTCGGCATGGTGATGACGACGCCGCACCTCGCCCACGCGCAACCCGGCAACGGTGACCTGGCCGAACTCGTCACCGAGGTCGCCAACGTCAACCAGAAGCTGCAGGACCTGGGCGCGGCCATCCAGACCCAGCAGGAGAGCGTGAACAAGGCGATCCTCGACGTGGCCACCGCCCGGGAGGACGCCGCCAAGGCGCAGCAGCAGGTCGACGCCAGTGCCGCCGGCGTCAAGGAGGCCAACGCCGCGATCGACGCCGCGCAGGACAGGTTCGACGACTTCGCGGCGGCGATGTACGTCAACGGCCCCTCGAGTTCCTATCTGACCGCCAAGGATCCCGCGGACATCCTCACCACCGCGGCCACCGGGCAGGCGCTGTCGCTGAGCTCGCAGAAGGTCATGACGGACCTGTCGCGGGCCCGCACGGAGCAGGTGAACAGGGAGTCCGCCGCGCGGCTGGCCAAGCAGCAGGCCGACGACGCGGTCAAGGCGGCCGAGACCAGTCAGCAGAGTGCCGTCGAGGCGCTGACCAACGCCCAGCAGACCTTCAAGGACCAGCAGAGCGAGCTCGACCGGCTCACCGCCGAGCGCGCGCAGGCGCAGACGAAACTGCAGCAGGCACAGGCGCTCTCGGCGCCGTCGGCACCGTCGGCGGGTGCCGGCTCGGGTGGCGCGTCGCCGGGCGCGGGTGCCAAGCCGGCCCCGTCCGGGGCCAACCCGAACTGGGACGTCGACCCCAGCACGGGTAACCGCGACACCGCCTGGGACATGACCCTGCCCCAGATCCCGAGCGCGTTCGTCAGCGGCGACCCGGTCCAGATCATCAACGCGGTTCTCAAGATCATCACCACCTCTCTGGAGGTGACGCAGAACCTCGGCCGCAAGTTCCTGCAGAGCATCGGCCTGCTGCCCACGCCGACCGGCATCACCAACGGCGCGATCCCGGTGGCGAACGGACCGCAGGCCACCGAGTACGTGATCAAGCGCGGCATGTCGCAACTGGGGGTGCCCTACTCGTGGGGCGGCGGCAACGCGTCGGGCCCCAGCCGCGGCATCGACTCCGGTGCGGGCACCGTGGGCTTCGACTGCTCGGGCCTGATGCTCTACATGTTCGCCGGGGTCGGCATCAAGCTCGACCACTACTCGGGCTCGCAGTACAACGCCGGGCGCAAGGTGCCGTCGTCGCAGATGCGCCGCGGCGACATGATCTTCTACGGACCCAACGCCAGCCAGCACGTCGCGATGTACCTCGGCAACGGGCAGATGCTCGAGGCGCCCTACACCGGTTCGGTCGTCAAGATCTCGCCGGTGCGCACCAGCGGCATGACGCCTTTCGTCACCCGAATGATCGAGTGGTGA
- the ripB gene encoding NlpC/P60 family peptidoglycan endopeptidase RipB: MTLRRLLVSLTVAVAVLIGAASPAAAQPEAGQWDPTLPKLISAGAPGDPLAIANASLAATAQATQVTMDLGRKFLQSIGLAPADPVGVAPGVVRGPAAIEYAIRRGGTQMGVPYSWGGGKPTGPSRGIESGANTVGFDCSGFTQFSYAGVGVLIPKYSGDQYNTGRKVPLAQAKRGDLLFWGPGGSQHVAMYLGGGRMLEASGSAGKVTVSPVRTSGLQPYVARIIES; encoded by the coding sequence ATCACGCTGCGCCGCCTTCTCGTCTCCCTCACGGTCGCGGTCGCGGTGCTGATCGGCGCCGCCTCGCCCGCCGCCGCCCAGCCCGAAGCCGGACAGTGGGATCCCACGCTGCCCAAGCTCATCAGCGCAGGCGCCCCCGGCGACCCGCTCGCGATCGCCAACGCGTCGCTGGCGGCCACGGCGCAGGCCACCCAGGTGACGATGGACCTGGGCCGCAAGTTCCTGCAGAGCATCGGCCTGGCCCCGGCCGACCCGGTCGGCGTGGCGCCCGGCGTCGTGCGCGGCCCCGCCGCGATCGAGTACGCGATCCGCCGCGGCGGTACCCAGATGGGGGTGCCGTACTCGTGGGGCGGCGGCAAGCCCACCGGCCCCAGCCGGGGCATCGAGTCGGGCGCCAACACCGTCGGATTCGACTGCTCGGGGTTCACCCAGTTCTCGTATGCCGGTGTCGGGGTGCTGATCCCGAAGTACTCCGGCGACCAGTACAACACCGGGCGCAAGGTGCCCCTCGCCCAGGCAAAACGCGGTGACCTGTTGTTCTGGGGTCCCGGCGGCAGCCAGCACGTGGCGATGTACCTCGGCGGCGGCAGGATGCTCGAAGCCTCGGGCAGCGCCGGCAAAGTGACCGTGAGTCCGGTGCGGACCTCGGGCCTGCAGCCGTACGTAGCGCGCATCATCGAATCCTGA
- a CDS encoding TetR/AcrR family transcriptional regulator, with amino-acid sequence MPRVTDDHLAARRRQILDGARRCFAEYGYDRATVRRLEQTIGLSRGAIFHHFRDKDTLFFELAREDAERMADVAAREGLIQVMRDMLAAPDQFDWLATRLEIARKLRNDPAFSRGWSERSAELSAATTERLRRQKQAGRLRDDVPGEVLRTYLELVLDGLVARLASGDDPERLGAVLDLVEDSVRQR; translated from the coding sequence ATGCCGAGGGTGACCGACGATCATCTGGCGGCGCGCCGTCGTCAGATCCTCGACGGCGCCCGGCGGTGTTTCGCCGAGTACGGCTACGACAGGGCCACGGTGCGGCGGCTCGAGCAGACGATCGGGCTCTCGCGCGGCGCCATCTTCCACCACTTCCGCGACAAGGACACGCTGTTCTTCGAACTGGCGCGTGAGGACGCGGAGCGGATGGCGGATGTGGCGGCGCGCGAGGGCTTGATCCAGGTGATGCGGGACATGCTGGCCGCGCCCGACCAGTTCGATTGGCTGGCAACGCGGTTGGAGATCGCCCGCAAACTCCGCAACGATCCGGCGTTCAGCCGCGGTTGGTCCGAACGCTCGGCGGAACTGTCGGCAGCCACCACGGAGCGGCTCCGGCGCCAGAAGCAGGCCGGACGGCTGCGTGACGACGTACCAGGAGAGGTGCTGCGGACCTATCTGGAACTGGTGCTGGACGGCCTGGTCGCGCGGCTGGCCTCCGGGGACGACCCCGAACGACTCGGCGCGGTCCTGGATCTCGTCGAGGACTCGGTCCGCCAGCGCTGA
- the inhA gene encoding NADH-dependent enoyl-ACP reductase InhA, producing MTGLLAGKRILVTGIITDSSIAFYIAKVAQEAGAELVLTGFDRMKLIRRIADRLPNPAPLIELDVQNQEHLDTLADRVTAEIGEGNKLDGVVHSIGFMPQTGMGINPFFDAPYEDVAKGIHISAFSYASLAKAVLPIMNPGGGIVGMDFDPTRAMPAYNWMTVAKSALESVNRFVAREAGKVGVRSNLVAAGPIRTLAMSAIVGGALGEEAGAQMQLLEEGWDQRAPLGWNMKDPTPVARTVCALLSDWLPATTGTVIFADGGASTQLL from the coding sequence ATGACCGGTCTTCTTGCAGGCAAGCGGATCCTCGTCACCGGCATCATCACCGACAGCTCGATTGCGTTCTACATCGCCAAGGTCGCCCAGGAGGCGGGCGCCGAGCTGGTGCTGACCGGGTTCGACCGGATGAAGCTCATCCGGCGCATCGCCGACCGGCTGCCCAACCCGGCGCCGCTGATCGAGCTCGACGTGCAGAATCAGGAGCACCTCGACACGCTCGCCGACCGGGTCACCGCCGAGATCGGTGAGGGCAACAAGCTCGACGGCGTGGTGCACTCGATCGGTTTCATGCCGCAGACCGGCATGGGCATCAACCCGTTCTTCGACGCGCCCTACGAGGACGTCGCCAAGGGCATCCACATCTCCGCGTTCTCCTACGCGTCGCTGGCCAAGGCCGTGCTACCGATCATGAACCCCGGCGGCGGCATCGTCGGTATGGACTTCGACCCGACACGCGCGATGCCTGCCTACAACTGGATGACGGTCGCCAAGAGCGCGCTGGAGTCGGTGAACCGGTTCGTCGCGCGCGAGGCGGGCAAGGTCGGCGTGCGGTCCAATCTTGTTGCGGCAGGCCCGATCCGGACGCTGGCGATGAGCGCGATCGTCGGCGGCGCACTCGGCGAGGAGGCCGGTGCGCAGATGCAGCTGCTCGAGGAGGGCTGGGATCAGCGCGCCCCGCTGGGTTGGAACATGAAGGATCCCACCCCGGTCGCGCGCACCGTGTGCGCGCTGCTGTCCGACTGGCTTCCGGCGACCACGGGCACCGTGATCTTCGCCGACGGTGGAGCGAGCACCCAGCTGCTGTGA
- a CDS encoding DUF58 domain-containing protein, whose protein sequence is MAGRSIDLPSLQRGEIRDPALTAALRKLELTVRRKLDGVLHGDHLGLLPGPGSEPGESRIYQPGDDVRRMDWSVTARTTQPHVRQMIADRELETWLVVDMSASLDFGTTGCEKRDLAVAAAAAITFLNSGGGNRIGAIIANGDSVRRVPALSGRMHEQEMLRTIATMPKAPAGTRGDLAAAIDALRRPERRRGMAVIISDFLGPINWMRPLRAISGRHEVLGIEILDPRDIELPPVGDVVLQDTETGRTREFTIDEQLRTDFEKAAAAHRADVARTLRRCDAPLLTLRTDRDWIADVVRFVASRRRGALAAR, encoded by the coding sequence GTGGCCGGCCGCTCCATCGACCTGCCGTCGCTGCAGCGCGGAGAGATCCGCGACCCTGCGCTGACGGCGGCGCTGCGCAAGCTCGAGCTCACCGTGCGTCGCAAGCTCGACGGCGTGCTGCACGGCGATCACCTCGGTCTGCTGCCCGGCCCGGGCTCCGAGCCGGGCGAGTCGCGGATCTACCAGCCCGGCGACGACGTCCGGCGGATGGACTGGTCGGTGACCGCCCGCACGACCCAGCCGCACGTGCGGCAGATGATCGCCGACCGCGAGCTGGAGACCTGGCTGGTGGTCGACATGTCGGCCAGCCTGGACTTCGGCACGACAGGCTGCGAGAAGCGCGACCTGGCGGTGGCTGCCGCCGCGGCGATCACGTTCCTCAACAGCGGCGGCGGCAACCGGATCGGCGCGATCATCGCGAACGGCGATTCGGTCCGACGGGTGCCTGCGCTGTCGGGGCGCATGCACGAGCAGGAGATGCTGCGCACCATCGCGACGATGCCGAAAGCGCCTGCGGGAACCCGCGGTGACCTCGCGGCGGCGATCGACGCGCTGCGCAGGCCGGAGCGCCGCCGCGGAATGGCGGTGATCATCAGCGACTTTCTCGGGCCGATCAACTGGATGCGCCCGCTGCGCGCCATCTCCGGCCGGCACGAGGTGCTGGGCATCGAGATCCTCGACCCCCGTGACATCGAACTGCCGCCGGTCGGCGATGTGGTGCTGCAGGACACCGAGACCGGCCGCACCCGCGAATTCACCATCGACGAACAACTCCGCACCGATTTCGAGAAGGCCGCCGCGGCGCACCGCGCCGACGTGGCGCGCACCCTGCGCCGGTGCGACGCACCGCTGCTGACGTTGCGCACCGACCGCGACTGGATCGCCGATGTGGTGCGCTTCGTCGCGAGCCGGCGTCGCGGCGCCCTTGCGGCGCGGTGA
- the moxR1 gene encoding chaperone MoxR1, with protein MTSPSGPPQGSGGFPGQAPGQGYSAGAHAAAAPSAPAQSNGGLQNEVHTLERAIFEVKRIIVGQDQLVERMLVGLLAKGHVLLEGVPGVAKTLAVETFAKVVGGTFARIQFTPDLVPTDIIGTRIYRQGKEEFDIELGPVVVNFLLADEINRAPAKVQSALLEVMAERKISIGGKTFPLPSPFLVMATQNPIEQEGVYQLPEAQRDRFLFKLNVDYPSPEEEREIIYRMGVKPPEPKQILNTGDLQRLQDVAANNFVHHALVDYVVRVVTATREPEKFGMPDAKAWIAYGASPRASLGIIAAARALALVRGRDYVIPQDVVEVIPDVLRHRLVLTYDALADEISSETVINRILQTVALPQVNAIPQQGHSVPPVVPAAAAAANGR; from the coding sequence ATGACCTCACCGAGTGGGCCGCCGCAGGGCTCTGGAGGATTCCCCGGACAAGCACCGGGCCAGGGCTACTCCGCCGGCGCGCACGCCGCTGCCGCCCCGTCGGCTCCCGCGCAGTCCAACGGTGGTCTGCAGAACGAGGTGCACACGCTGGAGCGGGCGATCTTCGAGGTCAAGCGGATCATCGTCGGCCAGGACCAGCTCGTGGAGCGCATGCTGGTCGGGTTGCTGGCCAAGGGGCACGTGCTCCTCGAGGGTGTGCCCGGTGTGGCCAAGACGCTGGCCGTCGAGACGTTCGCCAAGGTCGTGGGCGGCACCTTCGCGCGTATCCAGTTCACCCCCGACCTGGTGCCCACCGACATCATCGGCACCCGGATCTACCGACAGGGCAAGGAGGAGTTCGACATCGAACTCGGCCCCGTGGTGGTGAACTTCCTGCTCGCCGACGAGATCAACCGCGCGCCCGCCAAGGTGCAGTCGGCGCTGCTCGAGGTCATGGCCGAGCGCAAGATCTCGATCGGCGGCAAGACCTTCCCGCTGCCCAGCCCCTTCCTGGTGATGGCGACCCAGAACCCGATCGAGCAGGAGGGCGTCTACCAGCTGCCCGAGGCGCAGCGCGACCGCTTCCTGTTCAAGCTCAACGTCGACTACCCGTCGCCGGAGGAAGAGCGCGAGATCATCTACCGGATGGGCGTCAAGCCGCCGGAGCCCAAGCAGATCCTCAACACCGGTGATCTGCAGCGCCTTCAGGACGTCGCGGCCAACAACTTCGTGCACCACGCGCTGGTCGACTACGTCGTGCGCGTCGTCACCGCGACCCGCGAGCCGGAGAAGTTCGGCATGCCCGACGCGAAGGCGTGGATCGCCTACGGCGCCTCCCCGCGTGCCTCGCTCGGCATCATCGCCGCGGCCCGCGCGCTGGCCCTGGTGCGCGGTCGCGACTACGTCATCCCGCAGGACGTCGTCGAGGTCATCCCCGACGTGCTGCGCCACCGCCTGGTGCTCACCTACGACGCGCTGGCCGACGAGATCTCCTCGGAGACCGTCATCAACCGGATCCTGCAGACCGTGGCACTGCCGCAGGTGAACGCCATTCCGCAGCAGGGCCATTCGGTGCCGCCCGTCGTCCCGGCCGCGGCGGCCGCGGCGAACGGCCGCTGA
- the fabG1 gene encoding 3-oxoacyl-ACP reductase FabG1, translating to MTSTRPEFVSRSVLVTGGNRGIGLAIAQRLADDGHKVAVTHRGSGVPEGLFGVECDVTDSASVDRAFKEVEEHQGAVEVLVSNAGISKDAFLMRMTEERFTEVIDANLTGAFRVVQRASRSMQRNRFGRIIFIGSVSGMWGIGNQANYAASKAGLIGMARSISRELSKAGVTANVVAPGYIDTDMTRALDERIQKGALEFVPAKRVGTAAEVAGAVSFLASEDASYIAGAVIPVDGGMGMGH from the coding sequence ATGACTTCGACCCGACCGGAATTCGTGTCCCGCTCGGTGCTGGTGACCGGTGGCAACCGGGGGATCGGTCTGGCCATCGCGCAGCGTCTGGCCGACGACGGCCACAAGGTGGCCGTCACCCACCGCGGCTCGGGTGTCCCCGAAGGACTGTTCGGCGTCGAGTGCGACGTCACCGACAGCGCGTCCGTCGACCGCGCGTTCAAAGAGGTCGAGGAGCACCAGGGCGCGGTCGAGGTGCTGGTGTCCAACGCGGGCATCTCCAAGGACGCGTTTCTGATGCGGATGACCGAGGAACGGTTCACCGAGGTCATCGATGCGAATCTGACCGGAGCCTTCCGGGTGGTGCAGCGCGCGTCGCGCAGCATGCAGCGCAACCGATTCGGCCGCATCATCTTCATCGGCTCGGTGTCGGGAATGTGGGGCATCGGCAATCAGGCCAACTACGCGGCCTCCAAGGCCGGGCTGATCGGCATGGCCCGGTCGATCTCGCGGGAACTGTCGAAGGCAGGGGTCACGGCCAACGTCGTCGCGCCCGGGTACATCGACACCGATATGACGCGTGCGCTCGACGAGCGCATCCAGAAGGGCGCGCTGGAGTTCGTCCCGGCCAAACGGGTCGGCACCGCCGCCGAGGTCGCCGGCGCCGTCAGCTTCCTGGCGTCCGAGGACGCGAGCTACATCGCCGGCGCGGTGATCCCGGTCGACGGCGGCATGGGCATGGGCCACTAG
- a CDS encoding aconitate hydratase: MSSKNSSVNSFGAKDTLEVGDSSYEIYRLDAVPGTEKLPYSLKVLAENLLRTEDGSNITKDHIEAIANWDPSADPSIEIQFTPARVIMQDFTGVPCIVDLATMREAVGDLGGDPQKVNPLAPADLVIDHSVIADLFGRADAFERNVEIEYERNGERYQFLRWGQGAFNDFKVVPPGTGIVHQVNIEYLASVVMPRRDADGNMLAYPDTCVGTDSHTTMENGLGVLGWGVGGIEAEAAMLGQPVSMLIPRVVGFKLTGERRAGVTATDIVLTVTEMLRKHGVVGKFVEFYGDGVAEVPLPNRATLGNMSPEFGSTAAIFPIDEVTIDYLRMTGRSDQQLALVEAYAKAQGMWHDPSREPKFSEYLELDLADVVPSIAGPKRPQDRIALDDAKSAFRKDIHNYVGGEEEESVRTNVDEAVDETFPASDPVSLSFADEGAVPLHSAANGAEGRPTNPVKVESPERGDCILDHGAVVIAAITSCTNTSNPEVMLGAALLAKNAVDKGLTTKPWVKTTMAPGSQVVTDYYEKAGLWPYLEKLGFFLVGYGCTTCIGNSGPLPDEISKAINDNDLSVTAVLSGNRNFEGRINPDVKMNYLASPPLVIAYALAGTMDFDFQTEPLGQDESGNDVFLKDIWPSQQDINDTIAGAINTEMFVKNYSDVFKGDERWRNLPTPSGDTFEWDQDSTYVRKPPYFDGMPADPEPVTDIHGARVLALLGDSVTTDHISPAGSIKPGTPAAQYLESHGVEKKDYNSYGSRRGNHEVMIRGTFANIRLRNQLLDDVSGGYTRDFTNGGEQAFIYDAAQNYAEQNIPLVVLGGKEYGSGSSRDWAAKGTSLLGVRAVIAESFERIHRSNLIGMGVIPLQFPEGESAASLKLDGTETFEITGIEDLNEGKTPKTVHVKAAKDGGDAVEFDAVVRIDTPGEADYYRNGGILQYVLRNMLKS, translated from the coding sequence GTGAGCAGCAAGAATTCATCCGTGAACTCGTTCGGAGCGAAAGACACGCTCGAGGTCGGAGACAGCAGCTACGAGATCTACCGCCTCGACGCGGTACCCGGCACCGAGAAGCTGCCCTACAGCCTGAAAGTCCTCGCCGAGAACCTGTTGCGCACCGAGGACGGCTCCAACATCACCAAGGACCACATCGAGGCCATTGCGAACTGGGATCCCTCGGCCGACCCGAGCATCGAGATCCAGTTCACCCCGGCGCGGGTGATCATGCAGGACTTCACCGGTGTGCCGTGCATCGTGGACCTGGCGACCATGCGCGAGGCCGTCGGAGATCTGGGCGGCGACCCGCAGAAGGTGAACCCGCTGGCCCCGGCCGACCTGGTGATCGACCACTCCGTGATCGCCGATCTGTTCGGCCGCGCCGACGCGTTCGAGCGCAACGTCGAGATCGAGTACGAGCGCAACGGCGAGCGCTACCAGTTCCTGCGCTGGGGTCAGGGCGCGTTCAACGACTTCAAGGTGGTGCCCCCCGGCACCGGCATCGTGCACCAGGTCAACATCGAGTACCTGGCCAGCGTCGTCATGCCGCGCCGCGACGCCGACGGAAACATGCTGGCCTACCCCGACACCTGCGTGGGCACCGACAGCCACACCACGATGGAGAACGGCCTGGGCGTGCTGGGCTGGGGCGTGGGTGGTATCGAGGCCGAGGCCGCGATGCTCGGCCAGCCCGTCTCGATGCTCATCCCCCGCGTGGTCGGCTTCAAACTGACCGGTGAGCGGCGCGCCGGCGTGACCGCGACCGACATCGTGCTGACCGTCACCGAGATGCTGCGCAAGCACGGCGTGGTCGGCAAGTTCGTCGAGTTCTACGGTGACGGCGTTGCCGAGGTGCCGCTGCCCAACCGCGCCACCCTGGGCAACATGAGCCCCGAGTTCGGTTCCACCGCAGCAATTTTCCCGATCGACGAAGTGACCATCGACTACCTGCGGATGACCGGCCGCAGCGATCAGCAGCTCGCACTGGTCGAGGCGTACGCCAAGGCGCAGGGCATGTGGCACGACCCGAGCCGCGAGCCGAAGTTCTCCGAGTACCTCGAGCTGGACCTGGCCGACGTCGTGCCCTCGATCGCCGGGCCCAAGCGTCCGCAGGACCGCATCGCCCTCGACGACGCGAAGTCGGCTTTCCGCAAGGACATCCACAACTACGTCGGCGGCGAGGAGGAGGAGTCGGTGCGGACCAACGTCGACGAGGCCGTCGACGAGACCTTCCCCGCCAGCGACCCGGTGTCGCTGTCCTTCGCCGACGAGGGAGCGGTGCCGCTGCACTCGGCCGCCAACGGCGCCGAAGGCCGGCCGACCAACCCGGTGAAGGTGGAGTCCCCCGAGCGCGGCGACTGCATCCTCGACCACGGCGCCGTCGTCATCGCCGCGATCACGTCGTGCACCAACACCTCCAACCCGGAGGTCATGCTCGGTGCCGCGCTGCTGGCCAAGAACGCCGTCGACAAGGGCCTGACCACCAAGCCGTGGGTGAAGACCACGATGGCGCCGGGTTCGCAGGTGGTGACCGACTACTACGAGAAGGCCGGCCTGTGGCCGTACCTGGAGAAGCTGGGCTTCTTCCTGGTCGGCTACGGCTGCACCACGTGCATCGGCAACAGCGGCCCGCTGCCCGACGAGATCAGCAAGGCGATCAACGACAACGACCTGTCGGTGACCGCGGTGCTGTCGGGCAACCGCAACTTCGAGGGCCGCATCAACCCCGACGTCAAGATGAACTACCTGGCGTCCCCGCCGCTGGTGATCGCCTACGCGCTGGCCGGAACCATGGACTTCGACTTCCAGACCGAGCCGCTGGGCCAGGACGAGTCCGGCAACGATGTCTTCCTGAAGGACATCTGGCCCAGCCAGCAGGACATCAACGACACCATCGCTGGCGCGATCAACACCGAGATGTTCGTCAAGAACTACTCCGACGTGTTCAAGGGCGACGAGCGCTGGCGCAACCTGCCGACGCCCAGCGGTGACACGTTCGAGTGGGACCAGGACTCCACCTATGTGCGCAAGCCTCCGTACTTCGACGGCATGCCCGCCGACCCGGAGCCGGTCACAGACATCCACGGCGCCAGAGTGCTTGCGCTGCTGGGTGATTCGGTGACCACCGACCACATCTCCCCCGCAGGCAGCATCAAGCCGGGGACGCCGGCGGCCCAGTACCTCGAGTCCCACGGCGTGGAGAAGAAGGACTACAACTCCTACGGTTCGCGGCGCGGCAACCACGAGGTGATGATCCGCGGCACGTTCGCCAACATCCGGCTGCGCAACCAGCTGCTCGACGACGTCTCGGGCGGCTACACCCGTGACTTCACCAACGGCGGCGAGCAGGCGTTCATCTACGACGCGGCGCAGAACTACGCGGAGCAGAACATCCCGCTGGTCGTGCTCGGCGGCAAGGAGTACGGCTCCGGCTCCTCGCGCGACTGGGCCGCCAAGGGCACCAGCCTGCTGGGGGTGCGGGCGGTCATCGCCGAGTCGTTCGAGCGGATCCACCGCTCGAACCTGATCGGCATGGGCGTGATTCCGCTGCAGTTCCCCGAGGGAGAGTCGGCGGCGTCGCTGAAGCTCGACGGCACCGAGACGTTCGAGATCACCGGGATCGAGGACCTCAACGAGGGCAAGACACCGAAGACGGTGCACGTGAAGGCTGCGAAAGACGGCGGCGACGCGGTCGAGTTCGACGCGGTCGTGCGCATCGACACCCCCGGGGAGGCGGATTACTACCGCAACGGCGGCATCCTGCAGTACGTGCTGCGCAACATGCTGAAGTCCTGA
- a CDS encoding Rv1476 family membrane protein, whose amino-acid sequence MTGPQVIPFLPAYIPPDIDMDQVQADVKDDGISVPPADQADVPALRQIVDEAKQQGIDLKIVVIADNPPIDTPLRDIATVVGTANPGSTVLALSPSFAGTYSPVLDRSTLEAGQDLARTGDPVQSSKNFLGELTTPHFSWTAFTIVLVFLVLVAAVATRMLQKYGKRSTGPSAASTSSD is encoded by the coding sequence GTGACCGGACCGCAGGTGATTCCGTTCCTGCCGGCGTACATCCCGCCGGACATCGACATGGATCAGGTTCAGGCCGACGTCAAGGACGACGGCATCAGCGTGCCGCCCGCCGATCAGGCGGACGTGCCCGCACTGCGCCAGATCGTCGACGAGGCGAAGCAGCAGGGAATCGACCTGAAGATCGTCGTGATCGCGGACAACCCCCCGATCGACACGCCGCTGCGCGACATCGCGACCGTCGTCGGCACCGCCAACCCGGGCTCGACCGTGCTGGCGCTCAGTCCCTCGTTCGCAGGAACCTACAGTCCGGTGCTCGACCGGTCGACGCTCGAGGCGGGTCAGGACCTCGCCCGGACCGGCGATCCGGTGCAGTCGTCGAAGAATTTCCTGGGGGAGTTGACCACCCCGCACTTTTCCTGGACCGCATTCACGATTGTGCTCGTGTTTTTGGTGCTCGTCGCGGCCGTTGCGACCCGCATGCTGCAGAAATACGGCAAACGGTCGACCGGCCCCAGCGCAGCCTCCACCAGCAGCGATTGA